One genomic region from Hyalangium ruber encodes:
- a CDS encoding esterase/lipase family protein, with product MKGWIVAAAGMLFLLGARAEAQCATTCATVAPKHPVILVHGRNDTAARWDTLVSNWTARGYTEGVNLFRFDMTRDCGANTFCSTLPGYSASFVNESYARCLANFIDTKVPCPGGVCPAVDLVTHSQGGVVARYYARFLANRSVDDLVVMSAPNNGITNCTLVSNCPGVNPEDCPNSALMKKLNGVLPYGDGSNDETPGATATGPVHYAAVVSDGDTVVPPWCGSYFLSNPDAVSGANLDCRRPNYTVDPNATSCMLSKVQHLVVPTHASAIAFAYCEVNKD from the coding sequence ATGAAGGGATGGATTGTTGCCGCGGCCGGGATGCTGTTCCTGCTGGGAGCAAGGGCCGAGGCCCAGTGCGCCACCACGTGCGCCACCGTCGCGCCGAAGCACCCCGTCATCCTGGTGCATGGCCGAAATGACACGGCGGCGCGCTGGGACACGCTCGTGTCGAACTGGACGGCGCGGGGCTACACCGAGGGCGTCAACCTCTTCCGCTTCGACATGACGCGCGACTGCGGCGCCAATACCTTCTGTTCCACGCTGCCGGGGTACTCGGCCTCGTTCGTCAACGAGAGCTACGCGCGGTGTCTGGCGAACTTCATCGATACGAAGGTGCCCTGTCCTGGAGGCGTCTGTCCGGCAGTGGATCTGGTGACGCACTCGCAGGGCGGCGTGGTGGCGCGCTACTACGCGCGATTCCTGGCCAACCGGTCCGTGGATGACCTGGTGGTGATGAGCGCTCCGAACAACGGCATCACCAACTGCACCCTGGTGAGCAACTGCCCCGGGGTGAACCCCGAGGACTGCCCCAACAGCGCACTGATGAAGAAGCTCAACGGGGTGCTGCCCTATGGAGACGGATCCAACGACGAGACACCTGGGGCCACCGCGACGGGACCGGTGCATTACGCGGCCGTGGTGAGCGACGGAGATACCGTGGTGCCGCCCTGGTGTGGCAGCTACTTCCTGAGCAACCCGGATGCCGTCAGCGGCGCCAACCTCGACTGCCGCCGCCCCAACTACACCGTGGATCCGAACGCGACCTCCTGCATGCTCTCCAAGGTGCAACACCTCGTCGTTCCCACCCACGCGAGCGCGATTGCCTTCGCCTACTGCGAGGTGAACAAGGACTGA
- a CDS encoding M28 family metallopeptidase, with product MKTLRSFIESLCSDRCAGRAPGTRGSLAARSLVVEAFREAGLEPVEQPVPGCEGANVLASLRGEQDRWVLLAAHYDHLGQEGHHTYHGADDNAAAVAILLDVARALRRNPPKGRGILFAAFDGEEPPYFLTEAMGSEHFVRHPTVPLDTIDLMVCMDLVGHAVGPDAAPAEVRQSVFALGAERSEGTGALVDRLVRAEPGAVIRRMDAETIPPLSDYWGFWRRRVPFLFLTNGRWRHYHTPEDTPDKLDYPKIEATARWLERLTREACARPEPQVRFLPEVRDDASTLRSLIALTRALEPLSPMASAGRSAAEDLLGRCDATGRLSDAERPMLQMLVARLESSLA from the coding sequence ATGAAGACCCTCCGAAGCTTCATCGAGAGCCTCTGCTCGGATCGGTGTGCGGGACGAGCCCCTGGAACCCGCGGGAGCCTCGCGGCCCGCTCCCTCGTGGTGGAGGCGTTCCGAGAGGCCGGCCTCGAGCCCGTGGAGCAGCCTGTTCCCGGGTGCGAGGGGGCGAACGTGCTCGCCTCGCTTCGAGGAGAGCAGGACCGCTGGGTGCTCCTAGCGGCCCACTATGACCACCTGGGGCAGGAGGGCCATCACACCTACCACGGCGCGGATGACAACGCGGCGGCGGTGGCGATCCTCCTGGATGTCGCCCGGGCCCTGCGGCGCAATCCACCCAAGGGGCGAGGCATCCTCTTCGCCGCGTTCGATGGAGAGGAGCCCCCGTACTTCCTCACCGAGGCGATGGGCTCGGAGCACTTCGTCCGCCACCCCACCGTGCCCCTGGACACCATCGATCTGATGGTCTGCATGGATCTGGTCGGTCACGCCGTGGGGCCCGATGCGGCTCCCGCCGAGGTCCGCCAGTCGGTGTTCGCGCTCGGGGCGGAGCGGAGCGAGGGCACGGGCGCGCTGGTGGATCGATTGGTCCGCGCCGAACCGGGGGCCGTCATCCGACGGATGGATGCCGAGACCATCCCGCCGCTCTCGGACTACTGGGGCTTCTGGCGCCGTCGCGTGCCGTTCCTCTTCCTGACCAACGGGCGCTGGCGCCACTACCACACGCCGGAGGACACGCCGGACAAGCTCGACTATCCCAAGATCGAGGCCACGGCGCGTTGGCTGGAGCGGCTCACCCGGGAGGCGTGCGCCCGTCCCGAGCCACAGGTCCGCTTCCTCCCGGAGGTGCGCGATGACGCATCGACCTTGCGCTCCCTCATTGCCCTCACCCGGGCCCTGGAGCCCCTGTCGCCCATGGCCTCGGCGGGCCGCTCAGCGGCCGAGGATCTCCTGGGCAGGTGTGACGCGACAGGGCGCCTCTCGGATGCGGAGCGCCCCATGCTCCAGATGCTCGTGGCTCGGCTCGAAAGCTCGCTGGCCTGA
- a CDS encoding alcohol dehydrogenase catalytic domain-containing protein, translating to MKAVVLREFGAASNLRMESVPMPRPGRGEVLVHVRACGVCYHDVINRRGNLPRTHVPAILGHEAAGEVVEVGPDTPGWKIGDRVATLQRLSCGECALCRSGRNSLCRKDNRFFGEELPGGYAQFMVAPVAGLGRVPDNMAWEVAATACCTTGTAVHTVRTRGQVKPGETVLITGASGGVGLSAVQLAKEDGARVIAVTSSEAKVQALHEAGAAEVIVSRGLDFAAEVRRRTAGEGVNVAVEIVGSATFEQSLKSMAPGGRVVVVGNLESGVVNLNPGLVIVKELEILGAYATTLGELDEALRLTASGKIRPFVSEAMALAEAGRSHFRLENREVAGRLVLIPPEA from the coding sequence ATGAAGGCTGTCGTTCTTCGGGAGTTTGGCGCCGCGAGCAACCTGCGGATGGAGAGCGTCCCCATGCCTCGCCCCGGCCGTGGCGAGGTGCTCGTTCACGTGCGGGCCTGCGGAGTCTGCTACCACGACGTGATCAACCGCCGGGGCAACCTGCCTCGCACGCATGTGCCCGCCATCCTCGGCCACGAGGCGGCTGGCGAGGTGGTGGAGGTGGGCCCGGACACTCCGGGGTGGAAGATCGGAGACCGGGTGGCCACGCTGCAGCGGCTCTCGTGCGGGGAGTGCGCGCTGTGTCGCAGCGGGCGCAACAGCCTGTGCCGCAAGGACAACCGCTTCTTCGGCGAAGAGCTGCCCGGTGGCTACGCGCAGTTCATGGTGGCGCCGGTGGCGGGACTGGGGCGCGTCCCGGACAACATGGCCTGGGAGGTGGCGGCCACGGCCTGCTGCACCACGGGCACGGCGGTCCACACCGTGCGGACGCGCGGTCAGGTGAAGCCCGGAGAGACGGTGCTCATCACCGGCGCCAGCGGAGGCGTGGGGCTGTCGGCGGTCCAGCTGGCCAAGGAGGATGGGGCGCGCGTCATCGCCGTGACCTCCAGCGAGGCCAAGGTGCAGGCCCTGCATGAGGCGGGGGCCGCGGAGGTCATCGTCTCGCGAGGGCTGGACTTCGCCGCCGAGGTGCGTCGCCGCACAGCGGGCGAGGGCGTCAACGTGGCCGTGGAGATCGTCGGCAGCGCGACCTTCGAGCAGTCGCTCAAGTCGATGGCGCCGGGTGGACGCGTGGTGGTGGTGGGCAACCTGGAGTCGGGCGTGGTGAACCTCAACCCGGGCCTGGTCATCGTCAAGGAGCTGGAGATCCTCGGTGCCTACGCGACGACGCTCGGCGAGCTGGACGAGGCGCTGCGGTTGACGGCCTCGGGGAAGATTCGCCCGTTCGTGTCCGAGGCGATGGCGCTGGCCGAAGCGGGCCGGTCGCACTTCCGCCTGGAGAACCGCGAGGTGGCGGGCCGCCTCGTCCTCATTCCCCCCGAGGCATAG
- a CDS encoding DUF6992 family protein has translation MRLSLASPTPRLPPPSAPRGPPPSPDLRRLNSQRLSEDARVLKLLGAVCTLGATVGGLGATAAARMRTRAFFQAAASVHVFVLGTALLGGRAVKAQELPRLGLRTTLRRSSLLQRLLWVGLGLDVATAALGAMLLLQRRGHTAWREGAGASLLLHGGALLIFDAGLFWRNAQHHRRVAELGRTSSGQVVVTKNVPPEPSYSTSFIAAWAEGR, from the coding sequence ATGCGCTTGTCCCTGGCTTCCCCTACCCCGCGCCTCCCGCCGCCTTCGGCACCGCGAGGACCGCCCCCATCTCCGGACCTGCGCAGGCTCAACTCCCAGCGACTGAGCGAAGACGCCCGGGTGCTGAAGCTCCTCGGCGCGGTATGCACACTGGGAGCCACGGTGGGAGGACTGGGTGCAACGGCCGCCGCGCGCATGCGCACACGCGCCTTCTTCCAGGCCGCTGCCAGCGTACACGTGTTCGTCCTCGGCACGGCGCTGTTGGGTGGAAGGGCCGTCAAGGCACAGGAGCTGCCGAGGCTCGGACTGAGGACGACGCTGCGCCGCAGCAGCCTGCTCCAGCGCCTGCTCTGGGTGGGCCTGGGGCTCGACGTGGCCACGGCCGCACTCGGGGCCATGCTGCTCCTCCAGCGGCGAGGCCACACCGCATGGCGTGAAGGCGCAGGCGCCTCGCTCCTGCTACACGGCGGAGCGCTGCTCATCTTCGACGCGGGCCTGTTCTGGAGGAATGCCCAGCACCACCGCAGGGTCGCGGAGCTGGGCCGCACCTCTTCGGGCCAGGTGGTGGTGACGAAGAATGTCCCCCCCGAGCCTTCCTACTCCACGTCCTTCATAGCGGCCTGGGCGGAAGGAAGATGA
- a CDS encoding CoA-transferase subunit beta, whose amino-acid sequence MSASVQATPAETVVALLAREIDDGAVVATGVASPLAILAIAVARATHAPGLTYLACVGSLDPELPTLLPSSEDLGYLNGRTAEITIPDLFDHARRGRVDTVFFGAAEVDGRGRTNMTASGSLEQPRTKFPGVAGAATLRQWVRRPVLVVPRQSRRNLVPQVQVATTQDPRRTVRLISDLGVFELGVEGAWLKSLHPWTTVEQVSERTGFSFSVEEQLPITPLPDERTLAAIRAIDSHCLRDQLVGA is encoded by the coding sequence ATGAGCGCCTCGGTCCAGGCCACGCCGGCGGAGACGGTGGTCGCGCTGCTGGCGCGGGAGATCGACGACGGCGCCGTGGTGGCCACGGGAGTGGCCTCGCCGCTGGCCATCCTCGCCATCGCCGTGGCGCGGGCCACGCACGCGCCCGGGCTCACGTACCTCGCGTGCGTGGGCTCGCTGGATCCGGAACTGCCCACGCTGCTGCCCTCTTCGGAGGATCTCGGCTACCTGAACGGGCGCACGGCGGAGATCACCATCCCGGATCTATTCGACCACGCGCGGCGCGGGCGGGTGGACACCGTCTTCTTCGGAGCGGCGGAGGTGGATGGCCGAGGGCGGACGAACATGACGGCCTCGGGCAGCCTGGAGCAGCCCCGCACCAAGTTCCCTGGAGTGGCGGGAGCGGCCACGTTGCGGCAGTGGGTCCGCCGGCCGGTGCTGGTGGTGCCCCGTCAGTCGCGCCGCAACCTGGTGCCCCAGGTGCAGGTGGCGACCACTCAGGATCCACGCCGGACGGTACGCCTCATCTCGGATCTGGGCGTCTTCGAGCTCGGAGTGGAGGGCGCCTGGCTGAAGTCCCTGCACCCCTGGACCACGGTGGAGCAGGTCTCCGAGCGCACCGGCTTCTCCTTCTCGGTGGAGGAGCAGTTGCCCATCACCCCGCTGCCGGATGAGCGCACGCTGGCGGCGATCCGAGCCATCGATTCTCACTGCCTCCGCGATCAACTCGTGGGGGCCTGA
- a CDS encoding hydroxymethylglutaryl-CoA synthase family protein → MKRQQVGIEALAIAVPRRYVDLAELARARGVDPAKYTSGLGAREMAVYDPGEDTVALAASAVSRLLRTHQVDASRIGMLVVGTETGVDHSKPVASHVQGLLKLPRTMRVYDTQHACYGGTAGLMAAAEWIASGAAAGRSAVVVCSDIARYGLNTAGEPTQGAGAVALLVSEQPDLLALDVGLNGSCSMDVYDFWRPLGRREAVVDGHYSIQCYLEALSGAYRGWRERALAHEVVRWGSTTPGEQLARILYHVPFCKMARKAHTQLRLCDLEDAPNAANTTAEAREELAKSSASYEAQVASSLSLNARVGNVYTASLYLALAGLLHAESGTLAGQRLGLLSYGSGCASEFFSGVVGAQAAQRMARTDVEAVMARRERVSVEEYERLMKLPGDGPEVLAPAPGEFRLAEIRDHKRHYVEGAAS, encoded by the coding sequence ATGAAGAGACAACAGGTTGGAATCGAAGCGTTGGCCATCGCCGTCCCCCGTCGCTACGTGGACCTTGCGGAGCTCGCGCGCGCGCGCGGAGTGGACCCGGCCAAGTACACCTCGGGCCTCGGAGCGCGAGAGATGGCGGTGTACGACCCGGGCGAGGACACGGTGGCACTGGCGGCCTCGGCGGTCTCCCGGCTGCTGCGCACGCACCAGGTGGACGCCTCGCGCATCGGCATGCTGGTGGTGGGCACCGAGACGGGTGTGGACCACTCCAAGCCGGTGGCCTCGCACGTCCAGGGCCTGCTGAAGCTGCCGCGCACCATGCGCGTGTATGACACCCAGCACGCCTGCTACGGCGGCACGGCGGGGCTCATGGCGGCGGCGGAGTGGATTGCCTCGGGTGCGGCGGCCGGGCGCAGCGCGGTGGTGGTGTGCTCGGACATTGCCCGCTATGGGTTGAATACGGCGGGCGAGCCCACGCAGGGCGCGGGCGCGGTGGCGCTGCTGGTGAGCGAGCAGCCGGACCTGCTGGCGCTAGACGTGGGGCTGAACGGCTCGTGCAGCATGGACGTGTACGACTTCTGGCGTCCGCTGGGCCGGCGCGAGGCGGTGGTAGACGGGCACTACTCCATCCAGTGCTACCTGGAGGCGCTCTCGGGAGCATACCGAGGCTGGCGTGAGCGGGCGCTGGCGCACGAGGTGGTGCGCTGGGGCTCCACGACTCCGGGCGAGCAGCTGGCGCGAATCCTCTACCACGTGCCCTTCTGCAAGATGGCGCGCAAGGCGCACACCCAGCTGCGGCTGTGCGACTTGGAGGACGCGCCCAACGCGGCCAACACGACGGCCGAGGCGCGAGAGGAGCTGGCCAAGTCGAGCGCCAGCTACGAGGCACAGGTGGCCTCCTCGCTGAGCCTCAACGCGCGCGTGGGCAACGTGTACACCGCCTCGCTGTACCTGGCGCTGGCGGGCCTGCTGCACGCCGAGAGCGGGACGCTGGCCGGGCAGCGGCTGGGCCTGCTGTCCTACGGCAGTGGCTGCGCCTCGGAGTTCTTCTCCGGCGTGGTGGGAGCGCAGGCGGCCCAGCGCATGGCGCGCACGGACGTGGAGGCGGTGATGGCGCGGCGCGAGCGCGTCTCCGTGGAGGAGTACGAGCGCCTCATGAAGCTGCCGGGCGATGGGCCGGAAGTGCTGGCCCCCGCGCCGGGAGAGTTCCGACTGGCGGAGATTCGAGACCACAAGCGCCACTACGTCGAAGGCGCCGCGAGCTGA
- a CDS encoding DUF2071 domain-containing protein has product MSTSPFLPRPRSGPLDVTTDLLDFAIVTYAVEPEALARHLPPDFEPETFTLADGRRVAFVSAVPFRDKNFRFGWAPFFRFDMGQTNYRAYVRHRGERAVWFFGTSLDSPWVWIPRFVWKLPWHPARMRFEAAWTGERCEQYRLATEGEWGGAELELSGTETPMGCLDGFRDEEECAVVLTHPLQGFYFRRDGRLGTYSIWHARLQLQRANVRKARFQVFESLGLTTSESVPHSVLVQRSTEFIIFLPPRPL; this is encoded by the coding sequence ATGTCGACATCCCCTTTTCTGCCGCGCCCCAGGAGTGGCCCGCTCGATGTGACGACGGACCTGCTCGACTTCGCCATCGTCACCTATGCCGTGGAGCCCGAGGCGCTCGCGCGCCACCTGCCGCCGGACTTCGAGCCCGAGACGTTCACGCTGGCCGATGGGCGTCGCGTCGCCTTCGTGTCCGCGGTGCCCTTTCGAGACAAGAACTTCCGGTTCGGGTGGGCTCCCTTCTTCCGCTTTGACATGGGGCAGACCAACTACCGCGCCTACGTCCGCCATCGTGGAGAGCGGGCGGTGTGGTTCTTTGGGACCTCGCTGGACTCGCCGTGGGTGTGGATCCCTCGCTTCGTCTGGAAGCTCCCGTGGCACCCGGCGCGCATGCGCTTCGAGGCAGCCTGGACTGGCGAGCGCTGTGAGCAGTACCGCCTCGCGACCGAAGGGGAGTGGGGTGGGGCGGAGCTGGAACTCTCAGGCACGGAGACGCCCATGGGGTGCCTGGATGGCTTCCGGGACGAGGAGGAGTGCGCCGTCGTCCTGACCCATCCGCTGCAGGGCTTCTACTTCCGCAGGGACGGCAGGCTCGGCACGTACTCCATCTGGCATGCACGCCTCCAGCTTCAGCGCGCCAATGTCCGCAAGGCCCGGTTCCAGGTCTTCGAGAGCCTGGGACTGACGACCTCCGAGAGCGTGCCGCACTCCGTGCTGGTACAGCGCAGCACGGAGTTCATCATCTTCCTTCCGCCCAGGCCGCTATGA
- a CDS encoding DEAD/DEAH box helicase, which translates to MRTPTDRFLPPDHDAFVSAEPATGRVIVIAPTRAACETIELAIGLRLETYLEKHHGPRLRELARAGKGFGIVAGTGTGKTLAIRLIAEEIVGTPLRVGVVNREREATPETPTWNVIIVTTGIARRWFQNGDILPHDTLIIDEIHQTSAELELCLALGKRVGCRFIWLSATVDPTLYARYLNSADVLEVQAFDPKKVATVVVERRAPLAFLDEAFLRAVEEDQRGVGIFLPTRAAVEQVASHVRNHWSGINAAYYHGGEPIRAIRPFLEGTEPKPFLLAMTAAGQSALNVQGLDTVVIDDTRFANLVERGRNVLTRVHLGSNELLQMAGRVHGRVEGGRVFILSDRVIDFFSLRPTEPEFQLAGDSERVALTAAALGVRADALDLPVPLDRIAYRRVLQRLQDRNIVDAQGKLSQYGRAVEALPVERAWAELIVNGEDALLPFLSVCSAIESLHRMTREERDLEGVLVPGSDHLTAYNLYADAYREAGYIGEVYGLPRHLFQPEKMARWAEQRGVLVKAVEDAALAMASVYRSVGVSLPSRMPFAGDRVHRRFADLLARFMPFDLVIDEQTSWGDQARVSKTSVCGSFGAVAGSLRYFADRYGNTNAAIEGTQIPLDMLRKYARRREPELSYDTWHASLVLDWSVEHSGFELERELEVLRAWESELADRARRMLAEALARGDAQHAAVRRNQPAIDEVRELWRRSGGRTAKLGVPELTARYEARLEGVSSMDEFHARPLDLDLETLVPPETREALLALPGVVSIREQEVELGYEVEQEPGEKAVGVVRLHLPEKLARTLVEEELPVFDRPVRFMVGRGRRGALRADTLLELQELLDMPWMPEELEAARDDRRRSESGRPAVRYAQHDSRPVSPAPRRPGRHGAGASGGRPGGSPGGGGRRGAGGGGKGHGSASGRGGRPGAGRGTRRPKRR; encoded by the coding sequence GTGCGCACTCCGACCGATCGTTTTCTCCCTCCCGACCACGACGCCTTCGTCTCCGCCGAGCCGGCGACAGGGCGTGTCATCGTCATCGCCCCTACGCGTGCCGCATGCGAGACCATCGAGCTCGCCATCGGGCTTCGTCTCGAAACCTACCTCGAGAAGCACCACGGGCCCCGGCTGCGCGAGCTGGCGCGTGCGGGGAAGGGCTTTGGCATCGTGGCTGGCACTGGGACCGGGAAGACGCTCGCCATCCGACTCATCGCGGAGGAGATTGTCGGCACCCCGCTCCGAGTCGGTGTGGTGAACCGCGAGCGTGAAGCGACGCCGGAGACCCCTACCTGGAACGTCATCATCGTGACGACCGGCATCGCGCGGCGCTGGTTCCAGAACGGCGACATCCTCCCGCACGACACGCTCATCATCGATGAGATCCACCAGACTTCGGCGGAGCTGGAGCTGTGCCTGGCGCTCGGCAAGCGCGTGGGCTGCCGCTTCATCTGGCTCTCGGCCACGGTCGACCCGACGCTCTACGCGCGCTACCTGAACAGCGCCGATGTGCTCGAGGTCCAGGCGTTCGACCCGAAGAAGGTGGCCACCGTCGTGGTCGAGCGCAGGGCGCCGCTCGCGTTCCTCGATGAGGCGTTCCTGCGCGCCGTGGAGGAGGACCAGCGCGGGGTGGGGATCTTCCTGCCCACGCGGGCGGCGGTCGAGCAGGTGGCCTCGCACGTGCGCAACCACTGGTCGGGTATCAACGCGGCCTACTACCACGGCGGGGAGCCGATTCGCGCCATCCGGCCGTTCCTCGAAGGAACGGAGCCCAAGCCCTTCCTCCTCGCCATGACCGCTGCGGGGCAGAGCGCGCTCAACGTGCAGGGGCTCGACACGGTCGTCATCGATGACACGCGCTTCGCCAACCTCGTCGAGCGCGGACGCAATGTGCTCACGCGTGTCCACCTGGGAAGCAATGAGCTCCTCCAGATGGCGGGGCGCGTGCATGGCCGCGTGGAGGGTGGGCGCGTCTTCATCCTGAGCGACCGCGTCATCGACTTCTTCTCGCTCCGCCCGACGGAGCCCGAGTTCCAGCTCGCGGGCGACTCGGAGCGCGTGGCGCTGACCGCTGCCGCTCTTGGCGTGCGGGCCGATGCGTTGGACCTTCCGGTGCCGCTCGACCGCATTGCCTACCGCCGCGTGCTCCAGCGACTGCAGGACCGCAACATCGTCGACGCGCAAGGCAAGCTCTCGCAGTACGGGCGCGCGGTCGAGGCGCTCCCCGTGGAGCGTGCGTGGGCGGAGTTGATCGTCAACGGCGAGGACGCGCTGCTGCCCTTCCTCTCCGTGTGCAGCGCCATCGAGTCGCTCCACCGCATGACGCGCGAGGAGCGCGACCTGGAGGGCGTGCTGGTCCCCGGCAGCGATCACCTCACGGCCTACAACCTCTACGCCGACGCCTACCGGGAGGCGGGCTACATCGGCGAGGTGTACGGGCTCCCTCGTCACCTGTTCCAGCCGGAGAAGATGGCGCGCTGGGCCGAGCAGCGTGGCGTGCTGGTGAAGGCCGTCGAGGACGCGGCCCTGGCGATGGCGAGCGTCTACCGGAGCGTGGGCGTCAGCCTGCCGTCGCGCATGCCATTCGCGGGGGACCGGGTGCATCGCCGCTTCGCGGACCTGCTTGCGCGCTTCATGCCGTTCGATCTCGTCATCGACGAGCAGACCTCCTGGGGCGACCAGGCGCGCGTCTCGAAGACGAGCGTGTGCGGGAGCTTTGGCGCGGTGGCGGGCTCGCTTCGCTATTTCGCCGATCGCTACGGCAACACGAACGCCGCCATCGAGGGCACACAGATCCCGCTCGACATGCTGCGGAAGTACGCGCGGCGCCGCGAGCCGGAGCTCTCCTACGACACGTGGCACGCGTCGCTCGTGCTCGACTGGAGCGTGGAGCACTCAGGCTTCGAGCTGGAGCGCGAGCTCGAGGTGCTTCGAGCGTGGGAGTCGGAGCTGGCCGACCGCGCGCGCCGCATGCTCGCCGAGGCCCTGGCGCGTGGGGACGCACAGCACGCGGCGGTGCGCCGCAATCAGCCGGCCATCGACGAGGTGCGCGAGCTGTGGCGGCGCTCAGGAGGGCGCACGGCGAAGCTCGGAGTTCCGGAGCTGACGGCCCGCTATGAGGCGCGGCTCGAGGGGGTGAGCAGCATGGACGAGTTCCATGCTCGCCCGCTGGATCTCGACCTGGAGACGCTGGTGCCTCCCGAGACGCGCGAGGCGCTCCTGGCGTTGCCGGGAGTGGTGAGCATTCGCGAGCAGGAGGTGGAGCTGGGCTACGAGGTGGAACAGGAGCCGGGTGAGAAGGCGGTAGGTGTGGTGCGGCTCCATCTTCCCGAGAAGCTCGCGCGCACGCTCGTGGAGGAGGAGCTTCCGGTGTTCGATCGGCCCGTGCGCTTCATGGTGGGCCGCGGCCGGCGTGGAGCCCTGCGCGCTGACACGCTGCTCGAGCTGCAGGAACTGCTCGACATGCCATGGATGCCCGAAGAACTCGAGGCGGCGCGGGATGACCGCCGTCGAAGCGAGAGCGGGCGCCCGGCGGTGCGGTACGCGCAGCACGACTCACGCCCGGTGAGTCCAGCGCCGCGTCGGCCGGGACGTCATGGGGCAGGAGCGTCCGGAGGCAGGCCAGGAGGAAGCCCCGGCGGCGGCGGGCGGCGCGGCGCGGGCGGCGGTGGCAAGGGGCATGGCAGTGCCTCGGGGCGGGGTGGACGGCCGGGGGCTGGCAGGGGGACTCGGCGCCCGAAGCGACGATGA
- a CDS encoding CoA transferase subunit A, whose protein sequence is MMPRRWRPLGEAVASIPDGAWLATGGFMLGRAPMALVLELIAQGRKDLRLISLPNPLPAEFLVAGGCLSRVELPFGALNLEGRVRPMPCLKRAIEQGRLSWREHDGYRIVQRLRAAAMGLPFLPAPDTDVSELAQAEPPLSVVDPFTGRSVPVEPAFYPDVALVHARAADERGNLYIEDPTTDLLVVGAARRVIATAEERVAQLPRVTVPGFQVESVSLAPGGALPTGCVGLYPHDDAMLARYLSLAEAGREAEFLHGLLEARRAA, encoded by the coding sequence ATGATGCCGAGGCGCTGGCGCCCGCTGGGGGAGGCCGTGGCCTCCATCCCGGACGGCGCGTGGCTGGCCACCGGTGGCTTCATGCTGGGCCGGGCGCCCATGGCGCTGGTGCTGGAGCTCATCGCCCAGGGCCGGAAGGACTTGCGGCTCATCTCCCTGCCGAACCCGCTGCCCGCCGAGTTCCTGGTGGCGGGCGGATGTCTGTCGCGGGTGGAGCTGCCCTTTGGCGCGCTGAACCTGGAGGGCCGGGTGCGGCCCATGCCCTGCCTCAAGCGGGCCATCGAGCAGGGGCGCCTGTCCTGGCGCGAGCATGACGGCTACCGCATCGTCCAGCGGTTGCGCGCCGCAGCCATGGGGCTCCCGTTCCTGCCCGCGCCGGACACGGACGTGTCCGAGCTGGCCCAGGCCGAGCCTCCGCTCAGCGTGGTGGACCCGTTCACCGGCAGGAGCGTCCCCGTCGAGCCCGCCTTCTACCCGGACGTAGCGCTGGTACACGCGCGCGCCGCGGACGAGCGCGGCAACCTCTATATCGAGGACCCGACGACGGACCTGCTCGTGGTGGGCGCGGCCCGTCGAGTCATCGCCACCGCCGAGGAGCGCGTGGCGCAACTCCCGCGCGTCACGGTGCCGGGCTTCCAGGTGGAGAGCGTCTCGTTGGCGCCGGGTGGGGCGCTGCCCACCGGCTGCGTGGGGCTGTACCCGCACGATGACGCGATGCTGGCGCGCTACCTGTCGCTGGCGGAGGCCGGCCGCGAGGCGGAGTTCCTGCACGGCCTGCTGGAAGCCCGGAGGGCGGCATGA
- a CDS encoding TetR/AcrR family transcriptional regulator, translated as MTVGRKPDDERYQAILETAARLICERGYEGTSMQEIAAACRLTKAGLYHHIQNKEQLLFAIMNYGMDLFEQQVLARVRDIADPVERLRACMRHNIALVTHGTSKEVVIILHEHATLTGEAREYIDRRKKAYVRFIEATFAEAVRLGQLRPIDPTIVAFSFLGMVLWVYKWFKPDGRLTDTQIADGMVDLFFSGLASPGAVSTSSEAPVLSLVPPSAVGEKS; from the coding sequence ATGACTGTGGGGCGGAAGCCGGATGACGAGCGGTACCAGGCCATCCTGGAGACGGCGGCCCGGCTGATTTGCGAGCGCGGCTACGAGGGCACCTCCATGCAGGAGATCGCCGCGGCGTGTCGGCTGACGAAGGCGGGGCTCTACCACCACATCCAGAACAAGGAGCAGCTGCTCTTCGCCATCATGAACTACGGGATGGACCTGTTCGAGCAGCAGGTCCTCGCCCGGGTGCGGGACATCGCGGACCCCGTCGAGCGGCTGCGCGCCTGCATGCGGCACAACATCGCCCTGGTGACGCACGGCACGAGCAAGGAGGTCGTCATCATCCTCCACGAGCACGCCACGCTCACGGGTGAGGCGCGCGAGTACATCGACCGGCGCAAGAAGGCCTACGTGCGCTTCATCGAGGCCACCTTCGCCGAGGCCGTGCGCCTGGGGCAGCTGCGGCCCATCGATCCGACCATCGTGGCCTTCTCGTTCCTGGGCATGGTGCTGTGGGTCTACAAGTGGTTCAAGCCGGATGGGCGACTGACTGATACGCAGATCGCCGACGGCATGGTGGACCTGTTCTTCTCGGGGCTGGCGTCTCCGGGAGCCGTGAGCACGTCCTCCGAGGCGCCGGTGCTCTCGCTGGTGCCTCCGTCGGCGGTGGGTGAGAAGTCATGA